In Lycium ferocissimum isolate CSIRO_LF1 chromosome 11, AGI_CSIRO_Lferr_CH_V1, whole genome shotgun sequence, a single genomic region encodes these proteins:
- the LOC132037706 gene encoding ervatamin-B produces MKSSYIILRNAYLNFVLITFLTLCCLTNASHSSNDPMLNRYQNWLQKYSRKYQNKDEWNMRFGIYQSNVQFIDFFNSLNLSYNLTDNAFADMTNQEFKSVYFGYKEPKQTRQQAATNVTYDISKLPVSVDWRKKGAVTKVKDQKKCGSCWAFSAVAAVESINQIKTGKLVSLSEQELVDCDVYSENQGCNGGFMENAFDFIMKHGGITTEKNYPYIGKDQKCNTTKAKQHAVTISGYEQVPDNEDALQTAVVKQPISVAIDAMGYDFQLYSGGIYSGIFCGHMLNHGVTLIGYGVEDDEKYWLVKNSWGSYWGEDGYIKIKRGSNDNKGMCGIAMQASYPLKEES; encoded by the exons ATGAAGTCATCTTATATTATATTGAGAAATGCTTACTTGAACTTTGTGCTGATTACTTTTTTAACCCTATGTTGCCTCACAAATGCAAGTCACAGCTCAAATGACCCAATGCTCAATAGGTACCAAAACTGGCTCCAAAAATACAGCCgaaaataccaaaataaagaTGAATGGAATATGCGCTTTGGGATTTATCAATCCAATGTTCAATTCATTGACttcttcaattctctcaacCTTTCTTACAACCTCACTGACAATGCTTTTGCTGACATGACAAACCAGGAGTTTAAATCTGTTTATTTTGGTTACAAGGAACCTAAACAGACAAGGCAACAGGCAGCCACTAATGTTACGTATGATATATCCAAATTGCCGGTCAGTGTCGATTGGAGAAAGAAAGGAGCTGTTACAAAAGTCAAGGATCAAAAAAAATGTG GAAGCTGTTGGGCATTCTCTGCAGTAGCAGCAGTAGAAAGCATCAACCAGATCAAAACAGGAAAATTAGTCTCATTATCAGAACAAGAACTGGTTGATTGTGATGTCTACTCAGAAAACCAAGGATGTAATGGAGGATTCATGGAGAATGCTTTTGATTTCATCATGAAACATGGTGGAATTACAACTGAAAAGAACTATCCATACATAGGAAAAGATCAGAAATGTAACACTACCAAAGCAAAACAACATGCAGTTACAATAAGTGGCTATGAACAAGTACCAGACAATGAGGATGCTCTTCAAACTGCAGTTGTAAAACAACCTATATCAGTGGCTATTGATGCAATGGGCTATGATTTTCAGTTATACTCTGGAGGGATATACTCTGGTATTTTTTGCGGACATATGCTAAATCATGGAGTGACATTAATTGGCTATGGTGTGGAAGATGATGAGAAATATTGGCTAGTTAAGAATTCATGGGGTAGTTATTGGGGTGAAGATGGTTACATAAAAATTAAGAGGGGGTCAAATGACAATAAAGGAATGTGTGGCATTGCCATGCAAGCTAGTTACCCTCTTAAGGAGGAATCTTGA
- the LOC132037250 gene encoding uncharacterized protein LOC132037250: MKSKMLKEAFFLMVITTIMVSFPFSVSADEDLYHKCVDECYSTCFADIAGCYEYCLQECKHPDFHASKRLKCSDVNCAKFKGDKRFHCLIACSKMEDKFKGEKVLGAEKHQNKIH, from the exons ATGAAGTCCAAGATGTTGAAAGAAGCATTCTTTCTCATGGTTATCACAACAATTATGgtttcttttccattttctgTGTCTGCAGATGAAGATCTGTATCACAAGTGTGTTGATGAATGTTACTCAACTTGTTTTGCTGACATTGCTGGTTGCTATGAATATTGTTTACAAGAATGTAAACATCCTGATTTTCATGCGTCGAAAAGGCTAAAATGCTCTGACGTTAATTGTGCCAAGTTTAAAGgag ATAAGAGGTTCCATTGCCTTATCGCATGTTCGAAGATGGAAGACAAATTCAAAGGTGAAAAAGTACTTGGTGCagaaaaacatcaaaataaGATTCATTGA